The segment GAGCGATTCTCGATATAAGGGAGATACTTCGCGGTGCTTATCCTTGAGCTGTTTGTGTCGTCTCCCTCAAAAAGCGCCACGCCACCTGCGACCAGCCCTCGAGCCGCTCGAACAGCCCCTCGAGCTCCTCTGGGAGAACCATATGCCCTGCGAGCTTGGTCGTCTCGCGCACCCTCACCGGCCCGGCGCTCCTGACCCGGTAGAGCACGCCGGTGTGGACGCGCTCGACCGGCGTCTCGCTGCGGTGGATGAGGCCGACGGCCTCGGCGAAAAAGGCGCCGATCTCGAGCTCTTCGCGAAGCTCTCGGTTTAACGCCGCCTCGATGAGGTCGCGGGCGTTGCCCATGTTCTCGAGCCCCATGTCTTCGGGATTGATGTGCCCGCCCAGGCCGATCGAGAGCTCCTTGTGCAGCCTGCTTTCGGAGCCGCCCGCGAGCCGCTCCACGAGCAGCACCTTGCCCCCTTGCGCCACCGCCGCGTAGGGGATGATCTGCCGCCAGCTCTCGTCCGCCTCGGCCTCGGCCCGGGGGCGGAACGCGCCGCCGACGAGCAGCCGCGCGTAGAGTTCGCGGCCGAGCGGCAGGACCTCACCCTGCGGCTTGGGCAGGCTGGCCGCGGGAACGCAGTAGACGTGCTCGGTCACGGTTTTACGCTAACACAAGACTCCGGGAGGGACGGGCTACTCGAGGCCGAAGGTCACCTGCAAGGTCACCGTGACCGAGAGCTGGCCCGC is part of the Deinococcota bacterium genome and harbors:
- a CDS encoding NUDIX hydrolase, translating into MTEHVYCVPAASLPKPQGEVLPLGRELYARLLVGGAFRPRAEAEADESWRQIIPYAAVAQGGKVLLVERLAGGSESRLHKELSIGLGGHINPEDMGLENMGNARDLIEAALNRELREELEIGAFFAEAVGLIHRSETPVERVHTGVLYRVRSAGPVRVRETTKLAGHMVLPEELEGLFERLEGWSQVAWRFLRETTQTAQG